One genomic window of Augochlora pura isolate Apur16 chromosome 5, APUR_v2.2.1, whole genome shotgun sequence includes the following:
- the Pbp95 gene encoding proximal sequence element A Pbp95 isoform X1: MMDNLMNDDDLVEIFSNNTSPKQKTEQNSPCISTVEKRVMIGKSQVFSKDSTCQGKSEYQEETMLSEPDIDDCNNLLNYNKQIISSLLDLRKQITYALKQCEKKLTVIDSNLERYVTGDTRALICNAGMPYFKDRNHFFAPNNDDEILKEHRKELQLRNLPKVIAWTSKERNDLLVAIQTEVKTVPNKIYNVKLDESTRKPHWELNKNGKIKKKLLAINQENLIVPLNEASLDWFKISSVYLDDLYSPFDCRIMWEVFLHPRNNKLSWTKSEDAELKEITKNYKFQNWDKIAIELDTNRSAYQCFIRYNTIRKFPKTKNCIWLRSEDNRLLKLVKIFKIGDFIPWGEVATWMKGRTKQQVYFRWNYSLAPHLIKGRFSQLEDNLLKDAVSKCGTNFAKISAALMPHRSTIQLHDRYQTLTNSKVENWNVWSLEEDLKLSRLFDRFGPNWSKISSIITCKTRTQLRHRHNSIEKYLNKGRSIYDLHPDHSVNVLDPEKQNEKLDQLLHNCKNDFDKELLKYFHKEIKTEISLDRKPFYGSVTSESNTRSLYDILQELNAELRITDDAINNSLLHSRHKQLLYSLKDYIDMRNNKRRHCMVLDKCSSFMFGSNNIKEDYDNALSCFFQPKINYESPNETKCIDYHEDTKKTFLDEPTMVIDTPDVVISHIGGWEQELEFKKLARLLVQNNSLGNKRFTNSDTNIENSSNRKKLRFAESGKVISTVRLKDSKGNDNALFKRSDDRSSINLSTSQSKDAMINTTSASTAKSSEDQSVPAIETTHATLLSLQRLLRLKSFNEKYNDSPKFLRISNRCQRSFSLLETRLEKLFKYPIGLSKIPLPDVYVIDSSPCNDVRSKKRNSKSTEIKTSYKIKKL, encoded by the coding sequence ATGATGGACAATCTAATGAACGATGATGATTTGGTGGAAATCTTTTCAAATAATACATCTCCCAAACAAAAAACTGAACAAAATTCTCCATGCATTTCTACAGTGGAAAAACGAGTAATGATCGGTAAGTCGCAAGTGTTTTCAAAAGATTCTACGTGTCAAGGGAAATCTGAATATCAGGAGGAAACTATGCTTTCGGAACCTGATATCGacgattgcaataatttattgaattacaaCAAACAAATCATTTCTTCTTTGCTTGATTTAAGAAAACAGATAACCTATGCTCTTAAACAATGTGAGAAGAAATTGACAGTAATAGACTCGAATCTTGAAAGATATGTAACTGGAGATACAAGAGCTTTGATTTGCAATGCCGGTATGCCTTATTTTAAGgatagaaatcatttttttgcTCCGAATAACGatgatgaaatattaaaagaacatCGTAAAGAATTACAACTCAGGAATCTTCCTAAAGTGATTGCTTGGACATCCAAGGAAAGGAACGATTTGCTTGTAGCAATACAGACAGAAGTTAAAACTGTTCCTAATAAGATTTATAATGTCAAGCTAGATGAATCAACGCGTAAACCTCATTGGGAactgaataaaaatggaaaaattaaaaagaaattgttggcCATAAACCAAGAAAATCTGATTGTCCCATTGAATGAAGCTAGTCTTGATTGGTTTAAGATATCGTCTGTTTATTTAGACGATTTATACTCACCATTTGATTGTCGAATCATGTGGGAAGTTTTTCTTCACCCTCGAAATAATAAACTTAGCTGGACAAAGTCAGAAGATGctgaattaaaagaaattacaaaGAATTATAAGTTTCAGAACTGGGACAAAATTGCGATAGAGTTAGATACAAATCGTTCTGCTTACCAGTGTTTCATcagatataatacaataaggAAATTTcctaaaacaaaaaattgcaTATGGCTGCGTAGCGAGGACAATAGACTTCTAAAGTtggtgaaaatatttaaaattggtgACTTCATTCCATGGGGCGAAGTAGCCACTTGGATGAAAGGTAGAACCAAACAACAAGTGTATTTCCGTTGGAATTATAGTTTAGCACCGCACTTGATCAAAGGCAGATTCAGTCAATTGGAGGATAATCTTTTAAAAGATGCGGTCAGTAAGTGTGGCACAAATTTTGCTAAAATATCAGCTGCATTGATGCCCCATAGATCAACAATTCAACTACATGATCGTTATCAAACGTTGACTAACAGCAAAGTAGAGAATTGGAATGTATGGTCATTGGAGGAAGATTTGAAGCTATCGAGACTTTTTGATCGTTTTGGTCCAAATTGGTCTAAAATATCTAGCATAATTACGTGTAAAACAAGGACACAATTAAGACATCGACACAACTCAATAGAAAAGTATCTTAACAAAGGTAGATCTATTTATGATTTGCATCCTGATCACTCGGTTAATGTACTAGATCCAGAGAAgcagaatgaaaaattagatcaACTCCTGCATAACTGCAAGAACGACTTTGATAAGGAATTgcttaaatatttccataaagaaattaaaacagaaatatcatTAGATCGCAAACCGTTTTATGGATCAGTTACATCTGAGTCCAATACAAGATCATTGTATGATATTTTACAGGAACTAAATGCTGAACTTCGTATAACCGACGatgcaattaacaattcattGCTACACAGTAGACACAAACAGCTTCTATATTCATTGAAGGACTATATAGATATGAGAAATAACAAGAGGAGGCATTGTATGGTACTAGATAAATGTAGCTCTTTTATGTTTGGTTcaaacaatataaaagaagATTATGACAATGCATTATCATGTTTTTTTCAGCCCAAAATAAACTACGAATCTccaaatgaaacaaaatgtatAGACTATCACGAAGACACAAAAAAAACCTTCTTAGACGAGCCAACGATGGTTATTGATACCCCGGATGTTGTGATTTCTCATATTGGCGGCTGGGAACAGGAATTAGAATTTAAGAAACTCGCTCGTCTGCTTGTACAGAATAACAGTTTAGGAAATAAACGATTCACAAACTCGGACACCAACATCGAGAATAGCAgtaatagaaagaaattacGCTTCGCCGAATCAGGAAAAGTAATATCAACCGTTCGTTTAAAAGATTCAAAAGGCAACGACAATGCTTTGTTCAAACGAAGCGATGATCGCAGCTCTATAAATTTATCAACGTCGCAAAGCAAAGATGCGATGATAAATACTACATCTGCTTCCACTGCGAAGTCATCAGAAGATCAATCTGTACCTGCAATTGAAACCACGCACGCAACTTTACTTAGTTTGCAACGATTACTAAGGCTGAAATCCTTCAACGAAAAATACAATGATTCACCGAAATTTCTCAGAATATCAAACAGATGTCAACGGTCGTTTAGTTTATTGGAAACgcgtttagaaaaattatttaaatatccgATCGGTCTGTCGAAGATCCCATTACCCGACGTATATGTTATAGATAGTTCTCCATGCAATGATGTTAGatcgaagaaaagaaattctaaatcGACAGAGATAAAAAcctcgtataaaataaaaaagttataa
- the Pbp95 gene encoding proximal sequence element A Pbp95 isoform X3, whose translation MHFYSGKTSNDRKQITYALKQCEKKLTVIDSNLERYVTGDTRALICNAGMPYFKDRNHFFAPNNDDEILKEHRKELQLRNLPKVIAWTSKERNDLLVAIQTEVKTVPNKIYNVKLDESTRKPHWELNKNGKIKKKLLAINQENLIVPLNEASLDWFKISSVYLDDLYSPFDCRIMWEVFLHPRNNKLSWTKSEDAELKEITKNYKFQNWDKIAIELDTNRSAYQCFIRYNTIRKFPKTKNCIWLRSEDNRLLKLVKIFKIGDFIPWGEVATWMKGRTKQQVYFRWNYSLAPHLIKGRFSQLEDNLLKDAVSKCGTNFAKISAALMPHRSTIQLHDRYQTLTNSKVENWNVWSLEEDLKLSRLFDRFGPNWSKISSIITCKTRTQLRHRHNSIEKYLNKGRSIYDLHPDHSVNVLDPEKQNEKLDQLLHNCKNDFDKELLKYFHKEIKTEISLDRKPFYGSVTSESNTRSLYDILQELNAELRITDDAINNSLLHSRHKQLLYSLKDYIDMRNNKRRHCMVLDKCSSFMFGSNNIKEDYDNALSCFFQPKINYESPNETKCIDYHEDTKKTFLDEPTMVIDTPDVVISHIGGWEQELEFKKLARLLVQNNSLGNKRFTNSDTNIENSSNRKKLRFAESGKVISTVRLKDSKGNDNALFKRSDDRSSINLSTSQSKDAMINTTSASTAKSSEDQSVPAIETTHATLLSLQRLLRLKSFNEKYNDSPKFLRISNRCQRSFSLLETRLEKLFKYPIGLSKIPLPDVYVIDSSPCNDVRSKKRNSKSTEIKTSYKIKKL comes from the exons ATGCATTTCTACAGTGGAAAAACGAGTAATGATCG AAAACAGATAACCTATGCTCTTAAACAATGTGAGAAGAAATTGACAGTAATAGACTCGAATCTTGAAAGATATGTAACTGGAGATACAAGAGCTTTGATTTGCAATGCCGGTATGCCTTATTTTAAGgatagaaatcatttttttgcTCCGAATAACGatgatgaaatattaaaagaacatCGTAAAGAATTACAACTCAGGAATCTTCCTAAAGTGATTGCTTGGACATCCAAGGAAAGGAACGATTTGCTTGTAGCAATACAGACAGAAGTTAAAACTGTTCCTAATAAGATTTATAATGTCAAGCTAGATGAATCAACGCGTAAACCTCATTGGGAactgaataaaaatggaaaaattaaaaagaaattgttggcCATAAACCAAGAAAATCTGATTGTCCCATTGAATGAAGCTAGTCTTGATTGGTTTAAGATATCGTCTGTTTATTTAGACGATTTATACTCACCATTTGATTGTCGAATCATGTGGGAAGTTTTTCTTCACCCTCGAAATAATAAACTTAGCTGGACAAAGTCAGAAGATGctgaattaaaagaaattacaaaGAATTATAAGTTTCAGAACTGGGACAAAATTGCGATAGAGTTAGATACAAATCGTTCTGCTTACCAGTGTTTCATcagatataatacaataaggAAATTTcctaaaacaaaaaattgcaTATGGCTGCGTAGCGAGGACAATAGACTTCTAAAGTtggtgaaaatatttaaaattggtgACTTCATTCCATGGGGCGAAGTAGCCACTTGGATGAAAGGTAGAACCAAACAACAAGTGTATTTCCGTTGGAATTATAGTTTAGCACCGCACTTGATCAAAGGCAGATTCAGTCAATTGGAGGATAATCTTTTAAAAGATGCGGTCAGTAAGTGTGGCACAAATTTTGCTAAAATATCAGCTGCATTGATGCCCCATAGATCAACAATTCAACTACATGATCGTTATCAAACGTTGACTAACAGCAAAGTAGAGAATTGGAATGTATGGTCATTGGAGGAAGATTTGAAGCTATCGAGACTTTTTGATCGTTTTGGTCCAAATTGGTCTAAAATATCTAGCATAATTACGTGTAAAACAAGGACACAATTAAGACATCGACACAACTCAATAGAAAAGTATCTTAACAAAGGTAGATCTATTTATGATTTGCATCCTGATCACTCGGTTAATGTACTAGATCCAGAGAAgcagaatgaaaaattagatcaACTCCTGCATAACTGCAAGAACGACTTTGATAAGGAATTgcttaaatatttccataaagaaattaaaacagaaatatcatTAGATCGCAAACCGTTTTATGGATCAGTTACATCTGAGTCCAATACAAGATCATTGTATGATATTTTACAGGAACTAAATGCTGAACTTCGTATAACCGACGatgcaattaacaattcattGCTACACAGTAGACACAAACAGCTTCTATATTCATTGAAGGACTATATAGATATGAGAAATAACAAGAGGAGGCATTGTATGGTACTAGATAAATGTAGCTCTTTTATGTTTGGTTcaaacaatataaaagaagATTATGACAATGCATTATCATGTTTTTTTCAGCCCAAAATAAACTACGAATCTccaaatgaaacaaaatgtatAGACTATCACGAAGACACAAAAAAAACCTTCTTAGACGAGCCAACGATGGTTATTGATACCCCGGATGTTGTGATTTCTCATATTGGCGGCTGGGAACAGGAATTAGAATTTAAGAAACTCGCTCGTCTGCTTGTACAGAATAACAGTTTAGGAAATAAACGATTCACAAACTCGGACACCAACATCGAGAATAGCAgtaatagaaagaaattacGCTTCGCCGAATCAGGAAAAGTAATATCAACCGTTCGTTTAAAAGATTCAAAAGGCAACGACAATGCTTTGTTCAAACGAAGCGATGATCGCAGCTCTATAAATTTATCAACGTCGCAAAGCAAAGATGCGATGATAAATACTACATCTGCTTCCACTGCGAAGTCATCAGAAGATCAATCTGTACCTGCAATTGAAACCACGCACGCAACTTTACTTAGTTTGCAACGATTACTAAGGCTGAAATCCTTCAACGAAAAATACAATGATTCACCGAAATTTCTCAGAATATCAAACAGATGTCAACGGTCGTTTAGTTTATTGGAAACgcgtttagaaaaattatttaaatatccgATCGGTCTGTCGAAGATCCCATTACCCGACGTATATGTTATAGATAGTTCTCCATGCAATGATGTTAGatcgaagaaaagaaattctaaatcGACAGAGATAAAAAcctcgtataaaataaaaaagttataa
- the Pbp95 gene encoding proximal sequence element A Pbp95 isoform X2, with translation MMDNLMNDDDLVEIFSNNTSPKQKTEQNSPCISTVEKRVMIGKSQVFSKDSTCQGKSEYQEETMLSEPDIDDCNNLLNYNKQIISSLLDLRKQITYALKQCEKKLTVIDSNLERYVTGDTRALICNAGMPYFKDRNHFFAPNNDDEILKEHRKELQLRNLPKVIAWTSKERNDLLVAIQTEVKTVPNKIYNVKLDESTRKPHWELNKNGKIKKKLLAINQENLIVPLNEASLDWFKISSVYLDDLYSPFDCRIMWEVFLHPRNNKLSWTKSEDAELKEITKNYKFQNWDKIAIELDTNRSAYQCFIRYNTIRKFPKTKNCIWLRSEDNRLLKLVKIFKIGDFIPWGEVATWMKGRTKQQVYFRWNYSLAPHLIKGRFSQLEDNLLKDAVSKCGTNFAKISAALMPHRSTIQLHDRYQTLTNSKVENWNVWSLEEDLKLSRLFDRFGPNWSKISSIITCKTRTQLRHRHNSIEKYLNKGRSIYDLHPDHSVNVLDPEKQNEKLDQLLHNCKNDFDKELLKYFHKEIKTEISLDRKPFYGSVTSESNTRSLYDILQELNAELRITDDAINNSLLHSRHKQLLYSLKDYIDMRNNKRRHCMPKINYESPNETKCIDYHEDTKKTFLDEPTMVIDTPDVVISHIGGWEQELEFKKLARLLVQNNSLGNKRFTNSDTNIENSSNRKKLRFAESGKVISTVRLKDSKGNDNALFKRSDDRSSINLSTSQSKDAMINTTSASTAKSSEDQSVPAIETTHATLLSLQRLLRLKSFNEKYNDSPKFLRISNRCQRSFSLLETRLEKLFKYPIGLSKIPLPDVYVIDSSPCNDVRSKKRNSKSTEIKTSYKIKKL, from the exons ATGATGGACAATCTAATGAACGATGATGATTTGGTGGAAATCTTTTCAAATAATACATCTCCCAAACAAAAAACTGAACAAAATTCTCCATGCATTTCTACAGTGGAAAAACGAGTAATGATCGGTAAGTCGCAAGTGTTTTCAAAAGATTCTACGTGTCAAGGGAAATCTGAATATCAGGAGGAAACTATGCTTTCGGAACCTGATATCGacgattgcaataatttattgaattacaaCAAACAAATCATTTCTTCTTTGCTTGATTTAAGAAAACAGATAACCTATGCTCTTAAACAATGTGAGAAGAAATTGACAGTAATAGACTCGAATCTTGAAAGATATGTAACTGGAGATACAAGAGCTTTGATTTGCAATGCCGGTATGCCTTATTTTAAGgatagaaatcatttttttgcTCCGAATAACGatgatgaaatattaaaagaacatCGTAAAGAATTACAACTCAGGAATCTTCCTAAAGTGATTGCTTGGACATCCAAGGAAAGGAACGATTTGCTTGTAGCAATACAGACAGAAGTTAAAACTGTTCCTAATAAGATTTATAATGTCAAGCTAGATGAATCAACGCGTAAACCTCATTGGGAactgaataaaaatggaaaaattaaaaagaaattgttggcCATAAACCAAGAAAATCTGATTGTCCCATTGAATGAAGCTAGTCTTGATTGGTTTAAGATATCGTCTGTTTATTTAGACGATTTATACTCACCATTTGATTGTCGAATCATGTGGGAAGTTTTTCTTCACCCTCGAAATAATAAACTTAGCTGGACAAAGTCAGAAGATGctgaattaaaagaaattacaaaGAATTATAAGTTTCAGAACTGGGACAAAATTGCGATAGAGTTAGATACAAATCGTTCTGCTTACCAGTGTTTCATcagatataatacaataaggAAATTTcctaaaacaaaaaattgcaTATGGCTGCGTAGCGAGGACAATAGACTTCTAAAGTtggtgaaaatatttaaaattggtgACTTCATTCCATGGGGCGAAGTAGCCACTTGGATGAAAGGTAGAACCAAACAACAAGTGTATTTCCGTTGGAATTATAGTTTAGCACCGCACTTGATCAAAGGCAGATTCAGTCAATTGGAGGATAATCTTTTAAAAGATGCGGTCAGTAAGTGTGGCACAAATTTTGCTAAAATATCAGCTGCATTGATGCCCCATAGATCAACAATTCAACTACATGATCGTTATCAAACGTTGACTAACAGCAAAGTAGAGAATTGGAATGTATGGTCATTGGAGGAAGATTTGAAGCTATCGAGACTTTTTGATCGTTTTGGTCCAAATTGGTCTAAAATATCTAGCATAATTACGTGTAAAACAAGGACACAATTAAGACATCGACACAACTCAATAGAAAAGTATCTTAACAAAGGTAGATCTATTTATGATTTGCATCCTGATCACTCGGTTAATGTACTAGATCCAGAGAAgcagaatgaaaaattagatcaACTCCTGCATAACTGCAAGAACGACTTTGATAAGGAATTgcttaaatatttccataaagaaattaaaacagaaatatcatTAGATCGCAAACCGTTTTATGGATCAGTTACATCTGAGTCCAATACAAGATCATTGTATGATATTTTACAGGAACTAAATGCTGAACTTCGTATAACCGACGatgcaattaacaattcattGCTACACAGTAGACACAAACAGCTTCTATATTCATTGAAGGACTATATAGATATGAGAAATAACAAGAGGAGGCATTGTATG CCCAAAATAAACTACGAATCTccaaatgaaacaaaatgtatAGACTATCACGAAGACACAAAAAAAACCTTCTTAGACGAGCCAACGATGGTTATTGATACCCCGGATGTTGTGATTTCTCATATTGGCGGCTGGGAACAGGAATTAGAATTTAAGAAACTCGCTCGTCTGCTTGTACAGAATAACAGTTTAGGAAATAAACGATTCACAAACTCGGACACCAACATCGAGAATAGCAgtaatagaaagaaattacGCTTCGCCGAATCAGGAAAAGTAATATCAACCGTTCGTTTAAAAGATTCAAAAGGCAACGACAATGCTTTGTTCAAACGAAGCGATGATCGCAGCTCTATAAATTTATCAACGTCGCAAAGCAAAGATGCGATGATAAATACTACATCTGCTTCCACTGCGAAGTCATCAGAAGATCAATCTGTACCTGCAATTGAAACCACGCACGCAACTTTACTTAGTTTGCAACGATTACTAAGGCTGAAATCCTTCAACGAAAAATACAATGATTCACCGAAATTTCTCAGAATATCAAACAGATGTCAACGGTCGTTTAGTTTATTGGAAACgcgtttagaaaaattatttaaatatccgATCGGTCTGTCGAAGATCCCATTACCCGACGTATATGTTATAGATAGTTCTCCATGCAATGATGTTAGatcgaagaaaagaaattctaaatcGACAGAGATAAAAAcctcgtataaaataaaaaagttataa